A window of the Cicer arietinum cultivar CDC Frontier isolate Library 1 chromosome 6, Cicar.CDCFrontier_v2.0, whole genome shotgun sequence genome harbors these coding sequences:
- the LOC101490078 gene encoding uncharacterized protein, whose protein sequence is MKDSEKLIWENTKNPTSGTPISNGGVLATTQSRTSHKLLVLLILFVSITYVVYSLKLVSTSRACKDTPFTFSTDTLSLASKSTLSLINATTATTTTAAAEKTNLRHVVFGIAASAKLWEQRKNYIKLWYNATEMRGVVWLDNKVKTEKNESLPPVRISGDTSKFAYKNKQGHRSAIRISRIVSETLRLGMKDVRWFVMGDDDTVFVTENLIRILRKYDHNQFYYIGSLSESHLQNIFFSYGMAYGGGGFAISYPLAKALHKMQDRCIQRYPGLYGSDDRMHACMAELGVPLTKETGFHQYDVYGNLFGLLASHPVTPLVSLHHLDVVEPIFPNVTRVEALQRLTIPMKLDSAGLMQQSICYDKSKHWTVSVSWGFTVQIFRGVFSPREMEMPSRTFLNWYRRADYTAYAFNTRPVSRNPCQKPFVFYFSKAEYNDTMQQTLTEYERHRVPHPECRWKMADPSSLNRVEVYKKPDPHLWDRAPRRNCCRVMKSKEKGTMVIDVGMCREGEVSEA, encoded by the exons atgaaagattcAGAAAAATTAATTTGGGAAAATACGAAGAATCCTACATCTGGCACCCCCATTTCTAACGGAGGTGTATTAGCAACAACACAATCTCGCACCTCCCACAAGCTTCTCGTCTTACTCATCCTCTTCGTTTCCATTACCTACGTCGTTTACTCGCTCAAACTCGTCTCAACTTCACGCGCTTGTAAAGATACACCATTTACATTCTCCACCGACACTCTCTCTCTTGCTTCAAAATCAACTCTCTCACTCATCAATGCAACCACCGCAACAACAACCACCGCCGCCGCAGAGAAAACAAACCTCCGCCACGTGGTTTTCGGAATCGCCGCGTCGGCGAAACTTTGGGAACAGAGAAAAAACTACATTAAACTATGGTACAACGCTACCGAAATGCGTGGCGTAGTGTGGTTAGACAACAAAgtaaaaacagagaaaaacgAGAGTCTCCCACCGGTGAGAATCTCCGGCGACACATCGAAATTCGCGTATAAAAACAAACAAGGTCACCGGTCCGCGATCCGAATATCGCGGATCGTATCGGAAACACTCCGTCTAGGGATGAAAGATGTACGGTGGTTCGTAATGGGAGACGACGACACCGTTTTCGTAACAGAGAATCTTATAAGGATTTTGAGAAAATACGatcataatcaattttattacatCGGAAGTTTATCGGAGAGTCACTTGCAGAACATTTTCTTCTCTTACGGAATGGCTTATGGCGGTGGTGGGTTTGCTATAAGCTATCCTTTGGCAAAAGCGCTTCACAAAATGCAAGATCGTTGTATTCAACGGTATCCTGGATTGTACGGTTCAGATGATAGAATGCATGCTTGTATGGCTGAACTCGGTGTTCCACTCACTAAAGAAACAGGGTTTCATCAG TATGATGTGTATGGCAATCTGTTTGGTCTTCTTGCGTCTCATCCGGTGACTCCGTTAGTGTCACTGCACCACCTTGATGTGGTTGAGCCAATCTTCCCCAATGTGACTCGAGTAGAAGCCCTACAACGGCTTACTATACCAATGAAGCTTGACTCAGCAGGGCTCATGCAGCAATCCATCTGCTACGACAAATCAAAGCACTGGACCGTTTCTGTTTCATGGGGTTTCACTGTTCAGATATTCCGTGGGGTATTTTCACCCCGAGAGATGGAAATGCcttcaagaacattcttgaatTGGTACAGAAGAGCAGATTACACTGCATATGCATTCAATACACGTCCGGTTAGCCGAAATCCATGCCAGAAGCcttttgtcttttacttttcGAAGGCGGAGTACAATGATACAATGCAACAGACACTGACTGAATATGAAAGGCATCGTGTTCCTCACCCAGAATGTCGGTGGAAGATGGCCGATCCTTCTTCTCTTAACAGAGTAGAGGTATATAAGAAGCCGGATCCGCATCTATGGGATAGA GCTCCAAGGAGAAACTGTTGCAGAGTTATGAAGTCAAAGGAGAAAGGAACCATGGTTATAGATGTGGGTATGTG TAGGGAAGGTGAGGTAAGTGAAGCATAG